From a region of the Streptomyces caniferus genome:
- a CDS encoding DUF5819 family protein, with protein sequence MQSYGDETRPLSALSLPSRIVIGVAACAVAVIVAIHLAMMFLHVAPSNTLSKQQGALISDYVYPEYEQNWKLFAPNPLQQNIAVQVRAQLRAGDGSTRTTGWTDLTARDGQGILHNPLPSHTQQNQLRRGWELFLNTHNAQNRPVGLRGELSERYIRRIVMLRMDGEWTKGGGRVEQVQVRSQTTPVRPPPWSSEKINEKPVYRVLPWWQVTADDLPEGASNK encoded by the coding sequence ATGCAGTCATACGGGGACGAAACGCGGCCATTGTCCGCGCTCTCGCTGCCCTCGCGGATCGTCATAGGGGTGGCGGCCTGTGCGGTCGCGGTCATCGTCGCGATTCATCTCGCCATGATGTTCCTGCACGTCGCGCCGTCGAACACGCTCAGCAAACAGCAGGGCGCCCTGATCAGCGACTACGTCTACCCCGAGTACGAACAGAACTGGAAGCTGTTCGCGCCCAACCCGCTCCAGCAGAACATCGCGGTACAGGTCCGGGCACAACTGCGCGCGGGGGACGGCTCCACGCGGACCACCGGCTGGACCGATCTGACCGCCCGTGACGGCCAGGGCATCCTTCACAATCCGCTGCCCAGCCATACCCAGCAGAACCAGCTGCGCCGCGGCTGGGAGCTCTTCCTCAACACCCACAACGCGCAGAACCGACCCGTCGGCCTCCGCGGCGAGCTGTCCGAACGCTATATCCGGCGGATCGTGATGCTCCGGATGGACGGTGAGTGGACGAAGGGCGGCGGCCGGGTCGAACAGGTCCAGGTTCGCTCGCAGACGACGCCGGTCCGTCCGCCGCCGTGGAGCTCCGAGAAGATCAACGAAAAGCCCGTGTACCGCGTGCTGCCCTGGTGGCAGGTCACCGCAGACGACCTGCCCGAGGGGGCGAGCAACAAGTGA
- the paaA gene encoding 1,2-phenylacetyl-CoA epoxidase subunit PaaA, translating into MTTIAPEETAAREAVFDATVAADERIEPRDWMPDAYRSTLVRQIAQHAHSEIIGMQPEGNWITRAPSLRRKAILMAKVQDEAGHGLYLYSAAETLGTGRDELLDKLHSGRQKYSSIFNYPTLTWADVGAVGWLVDGAAITNQVPLCRCSYGPYARAMVRICKEESFHQRQGYELLLTLSRGTEAQHAMAQDAVNRWWWPSLMMFGPPDDESSHSAQSMAWKIKRHSNDELRQRFVDICVPQAEALGLTLPDPDLTWNEERGHWDFGPIDWAEFREVLKGNGPCNEERIGRRRRAHEEGAWVREAAAAHAAKHGEITR; encoded by the coding sequence ATGACGACGATCGCGCCGGAAGAAACGGCGGCCCGCGAGGCCGTATTCGACGCCACCGTGGCCGCGGACGAGCGCATCGAGCCACGGGACTGGATGCCGGACGCCTACCGCTCGACTCTCGTGCGGCAGATCGCCCAGCACGCCCACTCCGAGATCATCGGCATGCAGCCGGAGGGCAACTGGATCACCCGGGCGCCGTCCCTGCGCCGCAAGGCGATCCTGATGGCGAAGGTGCAGGACGAAGCCGGCCACGGCCTGTATCTCTACAGCGCCGCCGAGACCCTGGGCACCGGCCGCGACGAGCTGCTCGACAAGCTGCACTCCGGCCGCCAGAAGTACTCCTCGATCTTCAACTACCCGACCCTGACCTGGGCCGATGTCGGAGCCGTCGGCTGGCTGGTGGACGGCGCGGCGATCACCAACCAAGTCCCGCTCTGCCGCTGCTCGTACGGCCCCTACGCCCGCGCCATGGTCCGCATCTGCAAGGAGGAGTCCTTCCACCAGCGACAGGGCTACGAACTCCTGCTGACCCTCAGCCGCGGCACCGAGGCACAGCACGCCATGGCCCAGGACGCGGTGAACCGCTGGTGGTGGCCCTCACTGATGATGTTCGGGCCGCCGGACGACGAGTCCTCGCACTCCGCGCAGTCCATGGCCTGGAAGATCAAGCGGCACTCCAACGACGAACTGCGCCAGCGCTTCGTGGACATCTGCGTCCCCCAGGCCGAGGCCCTCGGGCTCACGCTCCCCGACCCGGATCTGACGTGGAACGAGGAGCGCGGCCACTGGGACTTCGGCCCGATCGACTGGGCCGAGTTCCGCGAGGTCCTCAAGGGCAACGGCCCCTGCAACGAGGAGCGGATCGGCCGCCGACGGCGGGCTCACGAGGAAGGCGCCTGGGTGCGCGAGGCAGCCGCCGCACACGCGGCCAAGCACGGGGAGATCACCCGATGA
- the paaB gene encoding 1,2-phenylacetyl-CoA epoxidase subunit PaaB: protein MSARPADWPLWEVFVRSRRGLSHTHAGSLHAPDAAMALRNARDLYTRRSEGVSLWVVPSAQVTASSPDEKDSFFEPAGDKPYRHPTFYEIPDGVHHL, encoded by the coding sequence ATGTCCGCCCGGCCCGCCGACTGGCCGCTGTGGGAGGTCTTCGTCCGCAGCCGCCGCGGTCTCTCCCACACCCACGCCGGCAGCCTGCACGCGCCGGACGCCGCGATGGCGCTGCGCAACGCCCGCGACCTCTACACCCGCCGCTCGGAGGGCGTCTCGCTGTGGGTGGTGCCCTCCGCGCAGGTCACCGCCTCCTCGCCGGACGAGAAGGACAGCTTCTTCGAGCCGGCCGGCGACAAGCCCTACCGCCACCCGACCTTCTACGAGATCCCGGACGGGGTGCATCACCTTTGA
- the paaC gene encoding 1,2-phenylacetyl-CoA epoxidase subunit PaaC, whose amino-acid sequence MNVTATPALLLGDDALILSHRLGEWAGHAPVLEEEVALANIALDLLGQARVLLSLAGDEDELAYLREERQFRNLQLVEQPNGDFAHTIARQLYFSTYQELLFGYLATTESELAPLAAKAVKEVAYHRDHAHQWTLRLGDGTDESHARMQSALDALWRYTDELFEPVEGLETAPWQALHDSWTARIAATLEQATLTVPEGPRHGAWTAGAGRQGLHTESFGRLLAEMQHLHRSHPGAAW is encoded by the coding sequence ATGAACGTCACCGCCACCCCGGCCCTGCTCCTCGGGGACGACGCGCTGATCCTCTCCCACCGCCTGGGCGAGTGGGCAGGCCACGCCCCGGTCCTGGAGGAGGAGGTCGCACTCGCCAACATCGCGCTGGACCTGCTCGGCCAGGCCCGTGTGCTGCTCTCCCTCGCGGGTGATGAGGACGAGCTGGCCTATCTGCGCGAGGAGCGGCAGTTCCGCAACCTCCAGCTCGTCGAGCAGCCCAACGGCGACTTCGCCCACACCATCGCCCGCCAGCTCTACTTCTCCACCTACCAGGAGCTGCTGTTCGGCTATCTCGCCACCACCGAGAGCGAGTTGGCGCCGCTGGCCGCGAAAGCCGTCAAGGAGGTCGCCTACCACCGCGACCACGCCCACCAGTGGACGCTGCGCCTGGGCGACGGCACCGACGAGAGCCACGCCCGGATGCAAAGTGCCCTGGACGCCCTCTGGCGCTACACCGACGAACTCTTCGAGCCGGTGGAAGGCCTGGAAACGGCGCCCTGGCAGGCCCTGCACGACAGCTGGACCGCGCGCATCGCCGCCACCCTGGAGCAAGCCACCCTCACCGTCCCCGAAGGCCCCCGGCACGGCGCCTGGACGGCCGGCGCCGGTCGCCAGGGCCTGCACACCGAATCGTTCGGACGGCTGCTCGCCGAGATGCAGCACCTCCACCGCAGCCACCCGGGGGCGGCATGGTGA
- the paaD gene encoding 1,2-phenylacetyl-CoA epoxidase subunit PaaD yields MVTTTALEEELLALAGSVPDPELPVLTLAELGVLRGLQLTAPGRVEVRLTPTYTGCPAIETMSADIERVLHDHGIPEVEVRTVLSPPWTTDAITAEGRRKLAEFGIAPPRPTGPAGGPVAVDLTLRCPHCGSTDTTLLSRFSSTACKALRRCESCREPFDHFKEL; encoded by the coding sequence ATGGTGACCACCACCGCCCTCGAAGAGGAACTGCTGGCCCTGGCCGGCTCCGTTCCCGACCCCGAGCTGCCGGTGCTCACCCTCGCCGAACTCGGTGTGCTGCGCGGGCTTCAGCTGACCGCCCCCGGCCGGGTCGAGGTGCGCCTCACCCCCACCTACACCGGCTGCCCCGCCATCGAGACGATGTCGGCCGATATCGAGCGAGTGCTGCACGACCACGGGATACCCGAGGTCGAGGTACGAACGGTCCTCAGCCCGCCGTGGACCACGGACGCGATCACCGCCGAAGGCCGCCGCAAGCTCGCCGAATTCGGCATCGCACCCCCGCGCCCCACGGGCCCGGCCGGCGGACCGGTCGCCGTCGACCTCACCCTCCGCTGCCCGCACTGCGGATCGACCGACACCACCCTGCTGAGCCGGTTCTCCTCCACGGCGTGCAAGGCACTGCGCCGCTGTGAGTCCTGCCGCGAACCCTTCGACCACTTCAAGGAGTTGTGA
- the paaE gene encoding 1,2-phenylacetyl-CoA epoxidase subunit PaaE, with translation MFHPLQVREIERLTDDAVAVTFEVPPELRTTFRHTPGQHIALRRSVDGQEIRRTYSICTPATDQPVLRVGIRLVEDGAFSTYALKELTVGDTVDVMAPAGRFTLEPRAGHFVGIVGGSGITPVLSIAATLLDRQPDAHFCLIRSDRTAASTMFLEEVADLKDRYPQRFQLIHTLSREEQQAGLPSGRLDETRLRSLLPALLKTDSVDGWYLCGPYGLVQGAERALRALDVPRSRIHEEIFHVDNGAATAPVAATPTHSTVTATLDGRSGTWPVHDSESLLEAVLRNRADAPYACKGGVCGTCRAFLVSGEIRMDRNFALESDEVDAGYVLACQSHPVTEKVELDFDR, from the coding sequence ATGTTCCACCCGCTCCAGGTCCGGGAGATCGAGCGGCTCACGGACGACGCGGTGGCCGTCACCTTCGAGGTCCCGCCCGAGCTGCGCACGACCTTCCGGCACACCCCCGGGCAGCACATCGCGCTGCGCAGATCCGTCGACGGCCAGGAGATCCGCCGTACCTACTCCATCTGCACCCCGGCCACCGACCAGCCCGTATTGCGGGTGGGCATTCGCCTCGTCGAGGACGGCGCCTTCTCGACCTACGCGCTCAAGGAACTGACCGTCGGCGACACGGTGGACGTGATGGCCCCGGCCGGCCGGTTCACCCTCGAACCCCGCGCCGGGCATTTCGTCGGAATCGTCGGCGGCAGCGGTATCACCCCCGTGCTGTCCATCGCCGCCACCCTGCTCGACCGGCAGCCGGACGCCCACTTCTGCCTCATCCGCAGCGACCGCACGGCGGCATCGACGATGTTCCTGGAGGAGGTGGCCGACCTCAAGGACCGCTATCCCCAGCGCTTCCAGCTCATCCACACCCTCTCCCGCGAGGAACAGCAAGCCGGCCTGCCTTCCGGCCGCCTGGACGAGACCCGGCTCCGCTCCCTCCTGCCCGCGCTCCTGAAGACCGACTCCGTCGACGGCTGGTACCTCTGCGGCCCGTACGGCCTGGTCCAGGGCGCCGAACGCGCCCTCCGGGCCCTCGACGTGCCCCGTAGCCGCATCCACGAAGAAATCTTCCACGTCGACAACGGCGCCGCGACCGCCCCCGTCGCCGCCACCCCCACGCACAGCACCGTGACCGCCACCCTCGACGGCCGCTCCGGCACCTGGCCGGTCCACGACAGCGAGTCGCTGCTCGAGGCAGTCCTGCGCAACCGCGCGGACGCCCCATACGCCTGCAAGGGCGGCGTCTGCGGCACCTGCCGCGCCTTCCTGGTCTCGGGCGAGATCCGCATGGACCGCAACTTCGCCCTGGAATCCGACGAGGTCGACGCGGGCTACGTCCTGGCCTGCCAGTCCCACCCGGTCACGGAGAAGGTGGAGCTGGACTTCGACCGATAA
- a CDS encoding acyl-CoA dehydrogenase family protein, translating to MDFTFTEEQQAAVEAAKAVFAGVAPDSVPSPALTPGAVADDFDRALWRKLADADLLSLPIAPEHGGAGLDPVALCLVLRESAKVLARVPLLEAGAAALTLQRYAAEELSAEVLPRIAVGDLVVTVAAGGRTGHEPAELAVKARQEGADWIFEGVQTAVPWAQTADRILLPAHTPEGHAVLALVPHTHPGITLDDQISTSGERLAEVRLDSVRLSAQETITDPHAWESLRNVLTTGTCALALGLGERVLAMTSDYTSKREQFGFPVATFQAVAVQAADRFIDLRAMEATLWQAAWRITTDAAGPLPPAGDVAVAKIWASEGVRRVVQTAQHLHGGFGADTDYALHRYHAWAKQLELSLGPAAAHEETLGDLLATHPLR from the coding sequence ATGGACTTCACCTTCACCGAGGAGCAGCAGGCCGCCGTCGAAGCGGCCAAGGCCGTCTTCGCGGGGGTCGCTCCGGACAGCGTGCCCAGCCCGGCGCTCACCCCCGGTGCGGTTGCCGATGACTTCGACCGTGCCCTGTGGCGCAAGCTCGCCGACGCCGACCTGCTGAGCCTGCCGATCGCGCCCGAGCACGGCGGTGCGGGTCTGGACCCGGTCGCGCTCTGCCTCGTCCTCCGCGAGTCGGCCAAGGTGCTGGCGCGGGTGCCACTGCTGGAGGCCGGCGCCGCCGCGCTCACCCTCCAGCGTTACGCCGCCGAAGAGCTGTCCGCGGAAGTGCTCCCCCGCATCGCTGTCGGCGACCTCGTCGTAACCGTCGCCGCAGGCGGCCGCACCGGACACGAACCGGCCGAACTCGCCGTGAAAGCCCGCCAGGAGGGTGCCGACTGGATCTTCGAAGGGGTCCAGACAGCCGTTCCCTGGGCCCAGACCGCGGACCGGATCCTGCTCCCCGCCCACACCCCCGAAGGCCACGCCGTACTCGCCCTCGTCCCCCACACCCACCCGGGCATCACGCTCGACGACCAGATATCCACCAGCGGAGAGCGCCTTGCCGAGGTCCGGCTGGATTCCGTACGCCTCAGCGCCCAGGAGACGATCACTGACCCACACGCCTGGGAGTCGCTGCGCAATGTTCTGACCACCGGTACCTGTGCGCTCGCCCTGGGCCTGGGCGAGCGCGTCCTCGCCATGACCAGCGACTACACCAGCAAGCGCGAACAGTTCGGATTCCCGGTGGCCACCTTCCAGGCCGTCGCCGTCCAGGCCGCCGACCGTTTCATCGACCTGCGCGCCATGGAGGCCACCCTCTGGCAGGCCGCCTGGCGCATCACCACCGACGCGGCCGGCCCGCTACCGCCCGCCGGGGATGTCGCGGTCGCCAAGATCTGGGCCTCCGAGGGCGTACGCCGCGTCGTCCAGACCGCCCAGCACCTCCATGGCGGCTTCGGCGCCGACACCGACTACGCGCTGCACCGCTACCACGCCTGGGCCAAACAGCTGGAGCTCTCCCTGGGCCCCGCCGCCGCGCACGAGGAAACCCTCGGCGACCTGCTCGCCACCCATCCGCTGCGCTGA
- a CDS encoding rhodanese-like domain-containing protein, whose protein sequence is MQFGSVPTVGVDALTSEDFLLDVREDDEWEAGHAEGALHIPMSEFVARYGELTEAAPADGKVYVLCRVGGRSAQVAQYLVQQGIDAVNVAGGMQAWEAAGRPVSDGKGGSGAVI, encoded by the coding sequence ATGCAATTTGGTTCTGTGCCCACGGTTGGTGTCGACGCCCTCACGTCGGAGGACTTCCTCCTGGATGTGCGTGAGGACGACGAGTGGGAGGCGGGGCACGCCGAAGGCGCGCTGCACATCCCGATGAGCGAATTCGTCGCTCGCTACGGCGAGTTGACCGAGGCAGCCCCCGCGGACGGCAAGGTGTACGTGCTGTGCCGGGTCGGTGGGCGTTCGGCGCAGGTGGCGCAGTATCTGGTCCAGCAGGGCATCGACGCGGTGAACGTCGCGGGCGGCATGCAGGCCTGGGAAGCCGCTGGTCGCCCCGTGTCGGATGGCAAGGGTGGCTCCGGGGCGGTTATCTAG
- a CDS encoding J domain-containing protein, translated as MTNSHAENTQDGQHRPDVPGIPDASADPQAPDARGGGQRSQVGQDAGSGDRTGGPEEADADQGAQNGSPAGQAEAGTEQGGASDDQAARDKATRRLAKAVRAAEQALIEFEIAVETFRVEVENFSRLHHQRLGPMYARLDELDAQIAEAVAARTGAPEDIRKAHEARASVLPMPEVEELFHGWMGSDGLFSEAQAMLTEQPVQPPQKVRPSEEARKVYRDLVRKAHPDLARDDAERARRDEFIARVNAAYGQGNEAVLRQLAQEWEAGPAPAEERLSESEELYARLEWLAERKELLAAAASELEESAIGAMIKMAPEDPDTLLDEIAEKLLADVAERETYLAQLVG; from the coding sequence GTGACGAACTCGCACGCGGAGAACACGCAGGACGGTCAGCACCGACCGGACGTACCGGGCATCCCGGACGCCTCGGCCGACCCGCAGGCACCGGACGCCCGCGGCGGCGGTCAGAGATCCCAGGTCGGACAGGATGCTGGCTCGGGAGATCGGACCGGGGGTCCCGAGGAGGCGGACGCCGACCAGGGCGCTCAGAACGGTTCGCCCGCCGGTCAGGCGGAGGCCGGGACCGAGCAGGGCGGCGCGTCTGATGATCAGGCGGCTCGGGACAAGGCGACCCGGCGGCTGGCGAAGGCGGTTCGGGCCGCGGAGCAGGCGCTGATCGAGTTCGAGATTGCCGTGGAGACCTTCCGGGTGGAGGTGGAGAACTTCTCCCGCCTGCACCACCAGCGGCTCGGGCCCATGTACGCGCGGCTGGACGAGCTCGATGCGCAGATCGCCGAGGCGGTGGCGGCGCGTACGGGCGCTCCCGAGGACATCCGTAAGGCCCATGAGGCGCGTGCGTCGGTGCTGCCGATGCCGGAAGTGGAGGAGCTCTTCCACGGCTGGATGGGCTCCGACGGGCTGTTCTCGGAGGCGCAGGCGATGCTCACCGAGCAGCCGGTGCAGCCGCCGCAGAAGGTGCGGCCCAGCGAGGAGGCCCGCAAGGTCTACCGCGACCTGGTGCGCAAGGCTCATCCGGACCTGGCGCGGGACGATGCGGAGCGGGCTCGGCGGGACGAGTTCATCGCGCGGGTCAATGCGGCGTACGGCCAGGGCAATGAGGCCGTGCTGCGGCAGCTGGCACAGGAGTGGGAGGCCGGTCCCGCGCCGGCTGAGGAGCGGCTCAGCGAGAGTGAGGAGCTCTATGCCCGGCTGGAGTGGCTGGCCGAGCGCAAGGAGCTGCTGGCCGCCGCTGCCTCCGAGCTGGAGGAGAGCGCGATCGGCGCGATGATCAAGATGGCGCCGGAGGACCCGGACACGCTCCTGGACGAGATCGCCGAGAAGCTGTTGGCCGATGTTGCTGAACGTGAGACATACCTCGCGCAGCTGGTCGGGTAG
- a CDS encoding DUF2252 domain-containing protein yields the protein MPRVPYVPGFAKADAQGSSPKAAGRALREHVPRAEQAALTIAAGRPDAVAAVEQSNAGRLPDLTPIRVGRMAASPFAFLRGSAGLMAYDLTGSPVTGIGAQICGDAHAANFGLYGDARGQLVIDLNDFDETLYGPWEWDVKRLATSMVLAGREAGAGEDACRKAAQDAAGAYRRTMRLLAKLPVTEAWNAIADEALVSHADAKDLVGTLERVADKARKNTSARFAAKATEEAPDGSRRFVDAQPVLRRVPDAEAAAVVASLAGYLETLPEDRLPLMARHAVHDVAFRVVGTGSVGLRSYVVLLLDHRGEPLVLQVKEARASVLVPFVAKVGFPVPPVAHEGRRVVLGQRRMQVVSDILLGWTTVHDVAASDGGATSDSGRQGGIAFQVRQFRNRKGSVDPAQLSGDQMDDYARMTGALLARAHAHSADPRLLAGYCGKNEELDEAIAKFAVSYADRTEADHAELATAVKNGRIPAETGV from the coding sequence ATGCCGCGTGTGCCGTACGTACCGGGGTTCGCGAAGGCGGATGCGCAGGGATCGTCGCCCAAGGCCGCCGGGCGGGCGCTGCGGGAGCATGTTCCGCGTGCGGAGCAGGCCGCGCTGACGATCGCGGCCGGGCGGCCGGATGCGGTCGCGGCGGTTGAGCAGTCCAATGCCGGCCGGCTGCCCGACCTGACACCGATACGGGTCGGCCGGATGGCCGCAAGCCCCTTTGCCTTCCTCCGCGGCTCTGCGGGCCTGATGGCGTACGACCTGACGGGCAGTCCCGTGACCGGCATCGGCGCGCAGATCTGCGGAGACGCCCACGCCGCCAATTTCGGACTCTACGGCGACGCCCGTGGCCAGCTCGTCATCGATCTCAACGACTTCGACGAGACCTTGTACGGGCCGTGGGAGTGGGACGTGAAGCGGCTCGCGACGTCGATGGTGCTGGCGGGCCGGGAGGCGGGCGCGGGCGAGGACGCCTGCCGTAAGGCGGCACAGGACGCGGCGGGCGCGTACCGCCGCACGATGCGGCTGCTGGCGAAGCTGCCCGTGACCGAGGCGTGGAACGCGATCGCCGACGAGGCGCTGGTCTCGCATGCCGATGCCAAGGATCTCGTGGGGACGCTGGAGCGGGTTGCGGACAAGGCGCGCAAGAACACCAGCGCCCGGTTCGCGGCGAAGGCGACGGAGGAGGCGCCGGACGGTAGCCGCCGGTTCGTGGACGCCCAGCCGGTGTTGCGACGGGTGCCGGATGCGGAAGCGGCCGCAGTGGTTGCGTCCCTCGCCGGCTACCTGGAGACGCTCCCCGAAGACCGGCTGCCGCTGATGGCTCGGCACGCGGTGCACGACGTGGCCTTCCGTGTGGTCGGCACGGGCAGCGTGGGGCTGCGGTCGTATGTGGTGCTGCTCTTGGATCACCGGGGCGAGCCGCTCGTCCTGCAGGTGAAGGAGGCGCGTGCCTCCGTGCTGGTGCCGTTCGTGGCGAAGGTCGGCTTCCCCGTGCCGCCGGTGGCGCACGAGGGACGCCGGGTGGTGCTCGGGCAGCGCCGGATGCAGGTGGTCAGCGACATCTTGCTGGGCTGGACGACGGTGCACGACGTTGCGGCGTCGGACGGCGGCGCGACCTCGGATAGCGGCCGGCAGGGAGGAATAGCGTTCCAGGTCCGCCAGTTCCGAAACCGCAAGGGCAGCGTGGACCCGGCGCAGTTGTCCGGCGATCAGATGGATGACTACGCCCGCATGACCGGCGCTCTCCTGGCCCGAGCCCATGCCCACAGCGCCGACCCGCGCCTCTTGGCCGGCTACTGCGGCAAGAACGAGGAACTGGACGAGGCGATCGCGAAGTTCGCGGTGTCTTACGCGGACCGCACGGAAGCAGACCACGCGGAATTGGCCACGGCAGTGAAGAACGGGCGGATACCGGCGGAGACGGGGGTGTGA
- a CDS encoding ABC transporter permease yields MSTVRRPDHRSEQHGSHRSARSAHSAGLRHVLTHLITPLLMCIGMGLAYLGAFANPAPHHLPVAVVGSGRSAQLLAQSINDKAGGDLEVRTVADRSAAVERLKHQDIFGAYVIHAQGASKGAAKGATSGGMKSATGGAGGYGAAGGSAKQAPELLVATAGSDTSASVVQKVFTPIAAHQGAPLKVTDVAPKAEDDPTGQGIFFLLVAISIGSYASVAVIGGAGAVLPIRLRAVLAIGTSFVVGLIGTAFAGPVFHLVDHGLRGLWGMAWLYSAGILLIGTGLHTFLKRWTTLGVMALFVMLNFTSSGGIFRPEMQNGFFAALHSFWNGAGFVEGTRSHVYFDDYGLSGHVWTLVWWLVAGLVMVGVAALAERRRRTAAAEAAANAAAVAAAAVAATVPEPVPSPAPERGSWLERAAGTVQVAGGVGAEVGDGAADVDAAVAAEVEVDAEVEMEEAVGV; encoded by the coding sequence ATGAGTACGGTCCGACGTCCCGACCACCGAAGCGAGCAACACGGCAGCCACCGTTCCGCGCGCTCCGCCCACTCCGCCGGGCTGCGTCATGTGCTGACGCACCTGATCACCCCGCTGCTGATGTGCATCGGGATGGGGCTGGCATACCTGGGCGCCTTCGCGAACCCCGCACCGCATCACCTGCCCGTCGCGGTCGTCGGATCGGGCCGGAGCGCACAGCTGCTCGCCCAGTCGATCAACGACAAGGCGGGCGGCGACCTGGAGGTGCGGACGGTCGCTGACCGGTCGGCGGCGGTCGAACGGCTCAAGCACCAGGACATCTTCGGTGCGTATGTGATCCATGCGCAGGGTGCCTCGAAGGGGGCGGCGAAGGGTGCGACAAGCGGGGGGATGAAGAGCGCGACGGGAGGGGCCGGCGGCTACGGAGCGGCGGGCGGCTCGGCGAAGCAGGCGCCCGAGCTGTTGGTGGCGACCGCCGGATCCGACACCAGCGCTTCCGTCGTACAGAAGGTCTTCACCCCGATCGCGGCGCACCAGGGCGCTCCGCTGAAGGTCACGGACGTGGCGCCGAAGGCCGAGGACGACCCCACCGGTCAGGGCATCTTCTTCCTGCTGGTCGCGATCAGCATCGGCTCGTACGCCTCGGTCGCGGTGATCGGCGGTGCCGGAGCGGTACTGCCGATCCGGCTGCGGGCGGTGCTGGCGATCGGCACGTCCTTCGTCGTCGGCCTCATCGGGACGGCGTTCGCCGGTCCGGTCTTCCACCTCGTCGACCACGGGCTCAGGGGCCTGTGGGGCATGGCCTGGCTCTACTCCGCAGGCATCCTGCTGATCGGCACCGGCCTGCACACCTTCCTCAAGCGCTGGACCACGCTCGGCGTGATGGCCCTCTTCGTGATGCTCAACTTCACGTCCTCCGGCGGGATCTTCCGCCCGGAGATGCAGAACGGGTTCTTCGCGGCGCTGCACTCCTTCTGGAACGGCGCGGGCTTCGTGGAGGGCACTCGCAGCCACGTCTACTTCGACGATTACGGCCTGTCGGGGCACGTCTGGACCCTGGTGTGGTGGCTGGTCGCCGGCCTGGTGATGGTCGGCGTGGCGGCGCTGGCCGAGAGGCGGCGGCGTACCGCGGCGGCGGAGGCGGCGGCCAATGCCGCGGCGGTCGCGGCGGCAGCGGTGGCGGCGACGGTGCCGGAGCCGGTGCCGTCGCCTGCGCCTGAGCGGGGGAGCTGGTTGGAGCGGGCGGCCGGGACGGTACAGGTGGCAGGGGGAGTTGGGGCTGAAGTGGGTGACGGGGCTGCAGATGTGGATGCGGCGGTTGCTGCGGAGGTGGAGGTGGATGCGGAGGTGGAGATGGAGGAGGCTGTGGGGGTTTAG
- a CDS encoding MarR family winged helix-turn-helix transcriptional regulator, translating to MTHRDDSVETIQQEMTAFARRARATAARMHPELSLVSYTLLAHLDDQHGCRATDLAAHYFLDKSTVSRQIAALEKLGFVERRVDPEDHRVQVLHPTEKGAEVLANVTASRRKAFRERLADWDEDDLDRFATYLLRYNAAQERLG from the coding sequence GTGACCCACCGCGACGACTCCGTCGAGACCATCCAGCAGGAGATGACCGCGTTCGCCCGCCGGGCCCGCGCGACCGCCGCCCGGATGCACCCCGAGCTGTCACTGGTCTCCTACACCCTGCTGGCGCACCTCGACGACCAGCACGGATGCCGCGCCACGGACCTCGCCGCGCACTACTTCCTGGACAAGTCCACGGTCAGCCGGCAGATCGCCGCACTGGAGAAGCTCGGATTCGTCGAGCGCCGCGTCGACCCGGAGGACCACCGCGTCCAGGTGCTGCACCCCACCGAGAAGGGCGCCGAGGTGCTCGCCAACGTCACCGCCAGCCGCCGCAAGGCGTTCCGGGAGCGGCTGGCCGACTGGGACGAGGACGACCTCGACCGCTTCGCCACCTACCTGCTGCGCTACAACGCCGCCCAGGAGCGACTGGGATAG
- a CDS encoding winged helix-turn-helix transcriptional regulator codes for MADQGEAMCRQVDGGMTRVFELFGKRWTGLIVATLMPAPVHFADLRRAIPGISERMLSDRLMELAATGLLVREVDAGPPLRVSYRLTEAGLAMEPALKELGRWAETYLADGGQCPERFRK; via the coding sequence ATGGCGGACCAGGGCGAGGCGATGTGCAGGCAGGTCGACGGCGGCATGACGCGCGTCTTCGAGCTGTTCGGAAAGCGCTGGACGGGGCTGATCGTCGCCACCCTGATGCCGGCCCCGGTGCACTTCGCCGATCTGCGGAGGGCGATCCCCGGCATCAGCGAGCGCATGCTCTCCGACCGCCTCATGGAGCTGGCGGCGACCGGCCTGCTCGTGCGCGAGGTGGATGCGGGGCCGCCGCTGCGCGTCTCCTACCGGCTGACGGAGGCCGGCCTTGCGATGGAGCCCGCGCTCAAGGAACTGGGACGCTGGGCGGAGACTTATCTCGCCGATGGCGGGCAGTGTCCGGAGCGGTTCCGGAAGTAG